DNA sequence from the Halorussus sp. MSC15.2 genome:
ATAAGACACATCGCCCGGATTAGTCTTTGTTATTCACCATTTACCCGTTAGAAACCGTTGCTTACGAACAGTTGCACGTCCGTTCCAGCCACTCGCCGTCCCGCGGTAACCGCCGCTTACCCCCGGTTTTCGACCGTTCCAGACGACGGATGTCGCTCGTCGGTCTTGCGGAGGGTCTCGTGTATTCCCAGAACGAGCGCCGGAACGACCACCATGAACAGATGTTCCTCTATCGGGATACCGAGGAGTTCTACCCCGGTCCGAAGGGGAATCTCGAACACGCCGATACGGAGGGTGTACCAGTCCCACACGTAGGCGATTGGATAGAGCGCGCCGATAGTCCGGGCGGCCTGAACCAACGCACCGGCCCGGTAAAGGAGTCCTACCGCCACGGTTCCCCAGACGACTTCGGTCAGGAGGTAGGTGTACTGGCCGAACGCGGCACCGATGTCGGGTATCACTCGACCGAGTACGGTCGGCGTCGGCAAAAAACTCCGGTCGGAGGCGGACTCGGCCGTCGTACCCCCGGATTCCCGAACTTCGATAACTCTGCTAAGTTTCATTATCAC
Encoded proteins:
- a CDS encoding lycopene cyclase domain-containing protein; this encodes MIPDIGAAFGQYTYLLTEVVWGTVAVGLLYRAGALVQAARTIGALYPIAYVWDWYTLRIGVFEIPLRTGVELLGIPIEEHLFMVVVPALVLGIHETLRKTDERHPSSGTVENRG